The region AAGGCCGCGTCAAGCAAAACTGCGCCGGCGCAGTTTTCTGTCATTTCCTTAACAGCAAGGCCGCGGGGTTGCCAGTCCCGCGGCCTTCTGAACCAGGCCTCGACTCGCCCGAGACCTAGCGCAACATCACGACTCGGTGGCTCTGCACCCGGCCGCCGGACTCGAGCCGGCTGAAGTAAACGCCGGGCGACGCGCTGGCGCCCGCATTCGTCCTCCCGTCCCAGACCCGCACATGCCTTCCCGCGGCGAGCGCCCCGTTCTGGAGGGTGCGCACCAACCGGCCCGCGACGTCATAGACGCGCAGGGCCACGTCGCCGGCCTTCGGCAATGAGAAGCCGATCGCGGTCGCGGTCCGGAATGGATTAGGCGCCGCCGGGGACAGCGCGAAGGACAAACCCGAAGGCTCGTGGACGCCGGTGGTGATCGGCGAGGTGCACAGCTCGGTGGTGATCGAGTAATGACACGTATCCGGGTTGGTGAACGCCATGACGCGCCAGATGTAAATGCCGGGCGTCAGCTCGCCGGTGTGGATGACCTCGGGGTTCGCGAGGCTGGCCGATCCGCCGACGGCGTTCGAGTCGCTGTCGAGCAGCGTGAAGTCCAGGTCGCGGGTCGAGCCTCCGAACCAGGAGAGCCGCCCGACCGCGCTGCCCACGTTGCGGCCGACCGCGAACGATTGATAGCTGTAGCTCACCGAGATCGGGTCGATGCCCTGATTCACGACACCGTACTGGGTGAAGGTCTGTCCCACCGTGCATGCCTGGGGCGGCGGAGCGGCAGCGCCGCGGTCCGAGACCACGAGGAACACGGACTCCTCGTCGAACAGCGATCCGGAGTCGGTGGCGCGGAACGTGAGCTGATGGATGCCGACCTGGCTGGCTTCCGGTGTCCATGCGAACAGGCCCGTCGAGGGATCGAGCAATGCGCCCGAGGGGAGGGAGGTGGCGGAGAAGGTGAGCGCCGCGCCCTCCGGATCGTGGCCGGTGAGACGGAAGCTCATGCCTTCACCCGCCACGCCCTGGCGATCGGTCTGCGGATCGAGCGTCGGCGGCAGGTTGTCATTGGGGTTGCGGTCGAACACCGTGATCGGCACGTCCTCGAAGTCGCTCGCGGGTGTCGGCAGCCCGTTGTCCTGGACCGAGAACCGCACGGTGTACGACCCCATGGCGCCGAAACTGGGTGTCCAGCTGAACTGGCGCGTCGTGGGATTGAACGTCGCTCCTTGCGGCAGCGTGGCCGCGGAGTAGGTGAGCGGCTGTCCGTCCGCATCGTTCGCGCTGGCGAAGAACGTGAGCGTGAGGCCCTCGCCCACGGTGCGCGCCCCGATCGGGGCGAGCACCGGCGCGTGGTTGGGCGAGGTGATCGGATCGAGCGGAATCCAGAAGACGGTCTCCTGGCCTTCGATGGTCGACGTGATGGGATTCGGAGCGGTGTAGGTGGTGGAGCTGGCGCCGTTCCACACGGTGACCGAGAAGGCGTTCACGTAACCCTTGGTGTTGAGATACCCGCCCTCCTTGACGCTCAGGAACCACGGATTCGCGGCGCCCGGTGGCAGGTATCCGCCCACCACGTCGTCCTGGGTCAGGTCGACATGGAAGAAGTGCTGAGCGGTACCGAGGAACGGCGATCCCGTTCCCATCTTCACCGAGTCGGCGGACTGCGCGCCCAAGCCCTGACGGAACCACGCGGGCGCCTGGGTGTTGGTCCCGCTCCCGAAGCGCACGTACAGATCGCCATCCGAGTAGTTGTGCGTCCACGAGTATTGGACGCGCGCCACCACCGGGCTGTCCATGATCCGAGCTTTCATCGGCGGCTCGGCGTGCGACGCGCCGTTCACGTCCACCCAGCGCACGCGGTACCAGTAGTCGCTCGAAGCCGAGAGACCGGCGTCGAGATCGGTGTAGGCGTAATCGTGCCGATTGGCCGCCCCGTGGATCTGGCCGCTCGGCGAGCCGACCGGAATCGTGTGTTGGAGCGTCCACGCACCAGGCACGCCGCTCTGGTCGGGTGCGCGGTCCAGCTCCCAGCGCGACAATCCGATCTCGCGCTGGCTCACCCAGCTCACTTGGAAGCCATCGGGACCGCGCTGCGGGATCACCTGCATGCGAATCATCTGGGTGGAGGATGCGTTCTGCGCCTCTTTGACCGCGGCGTAGGCGTCGACCTGTCCCCAGCCCCACGACGGATGGTAGTTGGGATCGATGCCGAACGGATCGGCGGCGGACGGCGGCTGCTGCCCGCGGTCGCGGCGATGGTCCGCGGTGTCCATGATCAGCTGGCGCACCTGGTCGGTGGACAGCGTGGGATTGGCCGAAAGCACGAGTGCGGCCACGCCGGCGATCGTCGGGGTGGCCATGCTGGTGCCGTTGATGTGGTGATACTCGTTGCCGTCGGTGGTGGGGTCGCCCAGCGCCGAGTTGATGCCCGTGCCGCTTCCCATCACGTTGGGCTTCATCTCGTCGAGATGGTCCGCGTCGCTGTCGGCCAGGCGCGGCCCTTCGTTGCTGTAGTCGGCGACGTAGTCGTCGAGGCGGGTGATGGTGTTGTCGTCGGCGAAGGAGCCGACGGTGAGCGCGAAGTCGGCCGCGGCCGGCGAGGGCATGTAGCTGGTGTTGCCGTCGTTGCCCGAGGCGACGCACACCACGATGCCGGCCTTGTGCGCGGCGTTGACCGCCGCGCAGTCGGCGTCGCTGCCGTCCGAGGGGTCGAGGCCTCCGAGCGACAGATTGGCGACGTCGATGCCGCGATAGACGGCGTCGGCGCCGGTCAGGCCCCAGGTGTCGAACTTGTGGTAGATGAGCCATTCGAGCGCGTCGGCCGAGCCATACCCCACGCCCGCGTCGCTCAGCGCCTTGCAGTCCACCAGGCGCGCGTCGGGTGCGAGGCCGGCGTTGAAGCCGGGCTCCGTGCCGTTCAGCATGCCATTCGGTCCGCCGCTGCCGAGCGCCGTCCCGGCGACGTGGGTGCCGTGATAGGTCGCTTCGGGGTCCAGCTCGTGCCGCGGATTGATGCTCTCGTCGATCGGCGTGTTGAGCTGCGGATTGCCGGAGTAGAAGTTGCCGCCGCCGACCCACTTGTTGCGCAGCGACTCGTGACCGGGGTAGCCGGTGGTCGGGTCGGCTTCGTCGTTGACGCCCGTGTCGAGGATCGCGACCACGATGCCTTTGCCGGTCGCTCCGAGATGCTTCCAGACGCTGGGGAAGAGGGTGTTCCCCGACTCGCGCGCGCGCAGCGCCCGCGTCGCCACGTCGTTCACCGCGTACATGATCGGAATGGTCTCGACCCGGGTCACACCGGCGAGCGCCGCCACCTGGCGCGCCTGCGCCAGCGTCATGCGCGAGCGCACGTAGTCGATGTAGCGATACCGGACCTGCACCGGAACGCCGAGCGCCTGCAGGGCTGCGACGTCGGCGTCCGTGGGATGGTGGTCGTATCCCACGTACACGCCATAGACGTAGGGCGCGGTGGTCTCGAGCAGCGCGAAGCGCAGCCTTCCCGAAAGCGCGTTGCCGGCATGGGCTGCCACCGGGCCCTGAGCTTCGACGGCCTGGATCCGGTCGTCGATCTTGTCCTGGTCCTGGTCCCACAACCATCCGGCTCCCGCAGGCGACACCGCCAGCGCGGCATAGGAAGCCACGAGGCCGAGAACACGAGTCCACATCCGCGGAAACGACATCGAGCACGCCTCCACTGTTGATTCAAGTCCACGCGCAGGACTCCACGGCAGGGAGTCCGAACGGCCTGCTTCGCGAGGGCCGGAGCGGGCGAAGACTCGGGCGGCCTGAACGCCGTCCCCCTCGGGCACGACGCTCTCGCGAGGCGCTTGAGAACCGCTTGACTGGGAGCCGGGGAGGCCGACTCAAGTCCTGCTCAAGCCCGCCCGTCGACCCTTCCTGCGGGCCGACCATGAAGCGCCGACCGAAACCACCGAAGGGCAGGGCCCCCGGGGATCCCATGAGCGTTCCACCCCTCGATGCGCCGCTCCTGCTACCCACCTCGGGTCAGCGTGCGGATCTCGCGCGCGATCCGAGTCCACAAAGAGGAGGGCGCCGCCCGGGCAGCGAGCCGACCCCTTTGGTGGCGCCGTTGCGCATCCTGCCGCTGTGGGACTCTGATATCCTTTCGTTCGCCATCTCCGGCGGCTCGAGGCCGCCGATCTCTATCCCAGGAGCCGCAGGTCCCATGCCTTTGCGGGCGCCTTCCTCTTCGCTTCCGCGCACGCGCCGCACCCGCAACGCGACCCTCCCCAGCGGGGTCGAGACCAAGCTCGTGCGCCCCAATCCGGGCGCCAACGTTCTCGATCGCCCCCAGCTCCTCGAGACGCTGATCCGCAACGCGGAGAAGCCCGTCACCCTGGTGATCGCCGACGCCGGTTACGGCAAGACCACCACGCTCGCCGCCTACGTGCGGTCGCTGCGCCGTCCCGTCGTCTGGTATTCGCTGATGCCGTCCGACGCGGACCTGGTGGTGTTCTGCCGTTGCCTGCTGGCCGGCATCCGTCGCGAGTACCCGCGCTTCGGGCGCGCCTTCGAGCAGGCGGTGGAGGAGGCGCGGCCGGGTGGCCGCTCCGCCGAGATGCTCGCGGGCACGCTGGCCAACCAGCTCGCAGCGCTCCGACCCCCGGGCGTGGTCGTGATCCTCGACGACTACCAGGAGATCGCGGGCCATGCGCCGATCGGGGCTTTCATGGCCACGCTCCTGCGCCAATTCCCATCGGGCCTGCGGCTGATCATCGCTTCCCGGACCATGCCGCCGCTTCCGCTCGAGCGGCTGCGCGCCGCGGGCTCGGTGGCGGAGATGGACTCCGAGCAGCTCCGGCTGCGCCGCGAGGATCTGCAGCGCCTGTTCGAGGAGGTCTATCGCCGGCCGCTGGCCACCAGCGAGCTGGACTCGCTCGAGCGCATCTCGCAGGGCTGGCCCACGGCGGTCCATCTCATCCACGAATCGCTGCGCCGCTCCACCGATGCCACGATCGCCGACGTGCTGGCCGACTTCCGCGCGTCGGATCTCGGCCTCCACGACTACCTGTCGGCCGAGGTGTTCGCGCGGCTCGACCTAGGCACCCGTCATCTGCTCGAGCGCACCGCGCCGTTCGAGCGCTTCGACGCCGAGCTGGCGCGGCGCGTCGCCGAACAGGCGGACGTGCGGCCCGCGCTGGCGGCCCTCGCGCGCCGGGGATTGCTGCGATCGTTCGGCATCGGTGAGCGGACCACCTTCGAATGGCCCGAGCTCGTGCGTCGCTTCGTCCGCCACGAGATCGAGTCGCGCACCGAGGGCGCCGCGTGGGCCGAGCTCGAAGCGCGGGCCGGCGCGGCGCTGGCGGAGCGCGGGGACCTCGAGCCCGCGCTGCGCCACTACCTGGCGGCCGGCCAGCGGGCGGAGGCCGCGGCCTTGCTGCGCACCGTGGCTCCCGGACTCTTGCGCCAGGGCCGCGCCGCGGCGCTTCGCCACTATCTCGGCGAGCTGCCGCCGGAGCTGGTGCGCGAGGACGTGGAGCTCGGCATCGCGCTCGCCGACGCGCAGCAGGCGCTCGGCGCATGGGACGAGGCCGAGACCCGCTACCAGGACGTGCTCGAGCGCTGCCGCGCCGCGCCGTCTCCGGAAGCCGACGTGCGCCTGCTCGAATGTCGCGCGCTGCTCGGTCTCGGCAAGGTGGGCAATCTCCGCGGCCGCCACGAGCAGGTGCTCGGCATGGCCGAGCGCGGTCTCGCGATGTCCCAGGGCCTGCCGATCGAAGTGCATGCGCGGCTGCTGCAGATGAAGGCCGGGGCCCACTTCTATCTCGGGCAGTTCCAGGCGGCGGTGCGTGTGCTCGATCAGGTGCGGGCGCTGCTCGAAGGCCACGACGAGCCGGAGCTGGTGGTGCCCACGATCCACAACCTGGCGGTCGCCTATGCGGCGCAGGGGCGGATCCGCGAAGCCTCGGACGAATTCCGCTACGCGCTCGCCCAGGTGCGCGGCGCCGACTCTCCGCGCGCGCCGCTCTATCTCTCCAATCTGGCGTCCCTGCTCACCGAGCTCGGCGAGCTCTCCGAAGCGCGCCGCGCCGCGGAGGAAGGACTGGTCGCCGCGCAGCGCTTCTCCAACCGCTCTCAGGAATGCGTGTGCCATCAGGCGCTCGCCCAGATCCTGGCGCAGGGCGGAGATCTCGAAGGCGCGCTCGCCGATTTGCGGCATGCCGAGGAGCTGAACGCCGAGCTGCGCATGGAGGTGATCGCCGCCGATCTGCTGGTGCTGCGGGGCCGGATCTTCTGCGCGCGCGGCGAGTACCGGCGTGGCGCCGAATTCCTGCGCCAGGCCATCGAGCGCGGCGCGGGGCGAGCCGATGCGCCGCGTCTCGAAGTGGCGCTGGCGTGGTGCGAGCTGCGCGCCGGACGCGTGGGGACCGCGCGCGACCTGCTGCTGGCGATGGCCGGCCGGGTCGATGCGGGGGAGGACGATCTGCTTCGCACCCGGGTGAACTACTGGCTCGGCGAAGCCCGGCTCGCCCTCGGCGAGACGCAGGACGCCGAGCGCCACCTCGAGCGCGCGCTGCACCTGGCGCGCGAGCGCGGATACCAGCACTTCCTGAGCACGCAGGCCCGCGAAGAGCCGGGGCCGTTGCTGGCCGCGCTGGCCCGAGGGATCGAGCCCGACCTGGTTGCGGGAGCGCTGGTCGAAGCGGGTGATTCGGTGGAGTCTCCGCTGCTCGAGCTGCTGCCGGGCGCGTCGTCGGCGGTGGGCGAGGCGGTGATCGCGGTGCTGGCCGAGGTCGGCGGTGCCCGCGCCCAGACCGCGCTCGAGAAGCTGGGACGCGCGCGGCGCGCGCTGCAGCCGGCCTGCCGCGCCGCCCTCCGGCACATCGGCGCGCGGCTTTCGCGCGGCGTGGCACCCGGCGAGCGCGCCGAATCGGTGACACGTCTGCTGGTGTTCGGCCGGCCGCGGCTCGAGGTCGACGGCCGCGCCATTCCGGCCGCCGCGTGGCGCGCGCAGCGCGCGTTCCAGATGCTCATCTACCTCGCGCTGCATCCTCGCGGCGCCAGCCGCGACGATCTGCTCGAGAGCTTCTGGCCCGGACGACAGGCCGCCGCCGGACGGCGAAACTTCCACCCGACGCTGTCGTACGTGCGCCACGTGCTGCCCAAGTCGGCGACGCCGATCCTTCACGAGGCGGGCTTCTATCGCCTGAACCCCGAGTACCCGCTGACCTGTGACGCGTGGGACTTCGAGCGCCGAATGGCCGAGGCGAGTGCGATGCGCGGCGCCGAGCGGCGTCAGGCGCTGGAGAGTGCGATCGAGCTGGCGTCGGGCGCGTTCCTCGACGGGCTCTACGTCGACTGGGCAGACACCATGCAGACCCGCATGCGCGATCGGCTGGAGAAGGCGCTGACCGATCTCGGCGACCTGCGGGCGCGCGATGGCGAGTACGAGTCCGCGCTCACCGCGTTTCGTCGCGCCGCGGAGCTCGATGGCTTCCGCGAGCCCACGCGTCTTGCGGTCATCGAGTGCCTGCTGCGCCTCGGGAATCGGCGCGCCGCGATCAACGAATACGAGAAGCTCAAGGAGACGCTGCGTGCCGAGCTCGGCGTCGATCCCATGCCTGACACCGAGGAGTCGGTGCGCCGCCTGATGGCCGGCAAAGGCCGCAAGGAGTGGCCGGGGGAGACCCCGGCGCTGGCGGCGGAAGATCAAGGCAAGGAATGGGTTGGGGGAATCACTCAAGCCCCTCGCAAGCGCCCTGAGGGAGTCTCCACCCCATGAGCCGCCGCTCTGGCACGTCGCGGTGGACCTGGCGGGCTGCGCGCACGCGTTGGGCGTTCGCGTGGCTGTCGCTCGGCCTGATCACGCTCGCCGCGCCGGCTCGGTCCGGTCCCTACATCTGGGACCAGGACGGCGATCGTGTGGACGATCGCGTCGAAACGGTCCACGTGCTCGGGTACGCGTTCGCGTTCGAAGAAGGGGACACTCTGGCGCGCCAGAGGATCGACGTGACTCGCGTACCCGGCGGGCTCGATTTCGGGGTCTACGTGATCTTCGACCACCCGATCACCGAGGCCGATCTCACGTCGCTCACCCTGCTCGGCATGCCGGTGCTGCATCGCATCGAGGCGGTTCCGGCGGTGCGGAGCGTGGCGAGCTTCCCTCAGGCTCAGGCCGCCGCGGCCTTGCCCGGCGTCGAGCGGGTGGAGGCCAGTCCGGTCCTGCACCTGCTGCTTCGCGACAACGCCGCCGCGATCGCCGCCCGCGACGCATCCGAGCGCGTCTTCCCGACCTGGTCGGGCGCCGGCGGCGGTGGGGGTGAAGGCGTGGTCGTCGCGATCCTGGACACCGGCATCAACGACGCGGTCGAGGCCGGCTGGCCCGGACACGAATCGGTGAGCGGACGCTTCGTCGGCGGCGCATCGTTCCTCGCCGCGGATTCCACGCTCGACACCGGACGAAACGCCAGCGTCAATCCGGCGGATCACGGGGGTGCAGTCACCGCCGCGCACGGCACGCACGTCGCAGGGATCGTGCTCGGCAGCGGCGGGACGTCGGGGTTCGCGCGCGGCTTAGCACCAGCGGCGCGGTTCGTGGACGTGAAGGTCCTGAACGATGCCGGCGTCGGCACCGGGCTTCCCGAAGCGATCGACTGGTGCATTCACAACGCGCAGCGCAACTGGGGCGTTCCCGGGTACGAGGGCATCGACGTCATCAACCTGTCGCTGTCGAGCCCGGATGTCAGCGACGGCAACGACATCGCTTCGCGGCTCGCCGCCGAAGCGGTGGCGCGCGGCATCGTCGTGGTGGCCTCGATGGGGAACGATGGCGAGGTGCGCGTCCCTTCGCCCGCCGCGGGGGACGGCGTGCTGGCGATCGGAGCGCTGGATGCTCAGCGCACGGGTCCGGACGGCGATGACGTCTTCGCGACGTTCAGCAATCGCGGCCCGCGGGCGAGCGACGGCGATGGCACCACCAGCGATGAGCTGAAGCCCGACCTGCTGGCGCCCGGCGTCGCGGTGCTCGCGGCGGACGGCGCGCAGACCACCGATGGGGCGCAATACCGGCGAGCGACCGGCACGTCGATGTCGGCGGCCATGGTGAGCGGCGCCGTCGCCTGCCTGCGCTCCACGGCGCCCAGCCTGTCGCCGGCGGCGATCGCGACGCTGCTGCGCGAGACCGCGTGGCGTGGTACGGCGGGGCTCCCCTCCGGCGCCACCGGATCCGATCCGCGCTGGCAGGCGGCGCGAGGGTTCGGAGCGCTCGATCTCTACGCCGCCAAGCTGGAGCTCGAGACCCGCGACCGCTCGCAGATCGCGCGGCTCTCGCTCGAGCCGGCCGACACCCACATCGCGGTCGAGCTCCGAACCCAGCGCGAGCGCGTCGCGTCCTTCGACTTCGAGCGCGCGCCGGACGTCGCCGGCAGCCCCGGCGCCTTCGCCGTGATCGATGCCGTGGCGGGTGTCGGTGACAGCAGCCTGGCCGACCTCACGAACCGCCAGCCCTACACCCGCACCTGGAGCGTGCCGGGGAACGAGCGCGGGCTTCCTTTCTGGTACCGCGTGGCGTGGACCGAAGGCGGAGTCCGCTACTCGTCCCCGGCTCGTCGCGTCGTCAGTCCGATCGGTCCGAGCGCCGCGACGATCGAGGTGACGATCGCTCACAACGCCTATGACGAGGACGTGGACGCCACGATCGAGGTCGGAGCGACGGCCGGCAATCCGCCTGCGCTCGCGTGGACGCTTCCGGGGACGGCCGCTGCCGTGTCGAGCGACTGGGTGAACGGCACCTCGGTCACGGGCAACGTGGCGTGGACCTACCGCATCGAAGTTCCTTCCGGATCGGCCAATTCCTGGCTGCCTCCTTCGGCGGCGGCGCCCTGGTGGCTGCGTGTCACCGAAGGCGGATTCCTCAATCGCAGCGGCCGGGTGATGAGCTATCGGCTGATCCACCACGCCAGCGGAGGCGACGCCGTGTACCAGGGCGGCCCGATGCCTCTGTCGACGATCGAAGGTCAGACCGTCGGGGCGACCGTGCCCGGGAACGCCGTCGGTGTGGGGCCCGGCCCGCAGACCTCGCGCACCCTGCGCGTGGGACCGAATCCGGCGCGACTCGGCACGCGTGTCGAGTTCATCGCCGGCCAGGGCGCGGGTCTAGAGGTCGAGATCTTCGATCTCGTGGGCCGGCGGGTGGCGCGCCTTCCATTCGCGGCCGGGAGCGGCGAGCGCCGCGTCTCATGGATGCTGCGGGATCAGCGAGGTCAATCGGTGCGTCCGGGCGTCTATCTGGCGCGTGCGGCCGAGGGCGAGCTCGTCCGGTTGGTCATCCTCGCGCCCTGAGCTCGGTCTTCAGGCAGCCATAGATCAAGAGCCTTTCACGAGCCTCCGATAACCGCCGTATGAATCGTTCCATCGGCAAGCGCCTCAAGTGGGTGCTGCTGGGCATCTCCTTGCCGTTTTTTCTCCTTCTCTCGTGCGGGCTCTACGTCGTGGCGGGTTGTGCGCATCGCTCCGATAGAGCGATGGAGCGGCACTTCGTGAGGCACCAGGCAGACTTTGAGAAGCTGGTCCGGCTGTTCCAGCAGGACGGAACGCTTTCACAGGGCCCGTACCTGAACTCGGCCTTCCCGTCCAACATGTCCAAGGGGAGGCGAGAGCGTTACGAAGTGCTCTATCGAAGGCTGGGAGTGATGAAGATCGAGCGTGAGGGCGGCGTGATCCTGATCCGTGCATCGACCGCCCACATCTTCGACCGGAAAGGTTACGCGTGGTGCGATCAACCGGTCGAGTCTTTCACCTGCGATGGTGTGACTTATCGAAGTCTTGCTTCGGCAGGCGAGCTGGTGAGCGGCGAGACCACTCGGGAGCTTCGACACCAATTCCGAGTGTTTCGGCCCATTGCCCCTCGTTGGTACATCTACTACCAGGGGACTTCCTGAAATGAACCAGGGGGCGGTGCTGAGCTTGCCTCCGGTCGCGCGCTGATCTCGTCCGCCGTGAACTTGGAGCCGTGCCGGTAGACGTTGTCCGTCATCCAGCCGCGCAGCGGCAGAGCCGGTTGTGCGCTCTCGCATGTCAAGGCTTCGTCACGCAAAACTGCGCCGGCGCAGTTTTCTGACATTCCCATGACAGCGTTGGCCTGCCATCGCCGCGCCGCCCGGGGCCTTATCTCGCCCTGATCAGGGCTCGGCCAGCACGGCCGCGAGCTGCTCGGGCTGCACCGGCTTGGTGAGATGCCGGTCGAAGCCGGCATCCATCGCCCGCTGCTTGTCCTCGGCCTGTCCCCATCCGGTGAGCGCCACGAGATAGATCGCGCGTCCCCAGGGCTGCGCGCGAATCTCACGGGCGAGATCGTAGCCATTGAGCCTCGGCATCCCGATGTCGAGGATCGCGGCGTCGTAGCGCTGCCCCTTCAGGGACTCGAGAGCTTCGACGCCGTCGTGCGCGGTCTCGACTCGGTGACCCATGGCCCCGAGCAGCAGCGCCAGGCTCTCCGCGCCGTCCAAGTTGTCGTCGGCGACCAGGATGTGGCGGCTCTCTCCCGTGATCAGCCTCGTGAGGTCCTGCCTCGGGGTGGCGGGAACCTCGGTGACGATCGGCATCGTCACCTCGAACGTGCTTCCCTTCCCGGGGCCCTCGCTCGAGGCGCTGACCGTTCCGCCATGGAGGGCCACGAGCCGCTCCGAGAGCGCGAGCCCGATGCCGAGGCCGCCGCGCGTCTTCTCGAGCGAGCGGTCGAGCTGGGAGAAGGGTTCGAAGATGTCGCGCAGCTTGTCGGGCGGGATGCCGATGCCGGAGTCCTTGACCGTGATCATCAGCTCGCGGCGATGCGAGCTCACGTCGACATCGATCTCGCCGCCACGGGGCGTGTACTTGATCGCATTGTTCACCAGGTTGCACACCACCTGCACGAGCCGCGCCCGGTCGGCATTCACGCGCAGGTCGCCGCGCTCGACGTGCCAGCGCAGCTTCTGCGAGGCCTCGTCCACGGCGAACTGGGTGGCATCCTTCACGTCGCCCACCAGCTCGCCCACCGAGAATTCCGAGCGCCGCAGCTCGAGGGCGTCGCGAGTGATCCGCGAGATGTCCAGCAGGTCTTCGATCAGTCGCACCATGTGCTGAACCTGGCGGTCGATCAGCTCCAGGCTGGGCCTCGAAGCCGGGTCCGTCCCCTTCATTCGCAGATACTGCGCGGCGTTGCGGATGGGCCCAAGGGGATTGCGGAGCTCGTGCGCGAGTGTCGCGAGGAATTCGTCCTTGCGGCGGTTCGAGTCGAGCAGCGACTGATGGGCCTCGCTCACCTCGACCAGCATCGCGTTGAAGGCGTCGACCAGCTGTCCGGTCTCGTCGCGCGTCTCCTTGCGCACGCGCAGCGACAGGTCGCCGCGGGTCTTCACCTGCTGGGCCACGTCGGCGATCGCGAGCACGGGCCTGGTGACCGCGGACTCGAGCAGGGTGGTCAGGCCGAGTGCGACCAGCAGGCTCGCGAGCAGCACCAACCCCAGGACTGGAAGGTAGTGAGACAGGCGACCCGCTCGGTCGTAATCGGCCAGCAGGTACACGGTGCCCACGCGCTCGTCGGCATCGCGCACGGCCTTGAAGAGGACGAGCCGGTCGCGGTCGAAGCGATAGCCTTCGGCGCCCGCGATGTCGGGGAACGTCGCGCGAGCTCCCGGCCGCGCCCACGTGGAGAAGAGACGGCCACCCTGATCGTAGACCGCGGCCTCGCGGATCTCCCTCCGGATCGACAGCAAGGCGAGGCTCTGGTGCGCGGTGAGCGTGTCGTGGAACACGATCGCCGGCGCGCTCGTGCGACCCACGACCTCGGCCTGCAGCAGCAGGTCGCCGGCCCAGGACGACTGATGCGATCGCACGTCGTGAGCCACCAGCACGATGCCGGCGAAGAGCAGCGCCGCCAGGGTCGTGACGAGCACGATCAGCATGATCTTCATGCGCAACGAAGGAATCGCGCGCAGCATCACGGGGTCCGTGTCATGACCTGGTGGGCCACCGCCAGCAGGCGGGAGCTGAGCGTGAGCCCGGCCTTGCGCGCGGCGCCCAGACCCACCTGGAAACGCACGTGGCCGTCCACCAGATCGAAGTTGATCATGCTTCCGAGCGCGAGCGCGTCCTCGGTGTCGGTCACCACGAGCACCGGACGGCCGCGAACCGAGCGGATGAGCGCGCCGAGCCGGTCGGCTTCCGAGTGGCCGATGAACAGCACGTGGAGCGCCGGAGGAGCGTCGAACGCCTTGAGCCGGACCACGGACATGGGACGTGCGTCGGCCGGACGCGCACGGATCAGACGCTTCAGCTCATCGGCCAGGCCCTCATCACCGACCACGCCGATGACCAGCGCGGCATCCGCGGCCGGCGCCGCCGACGCAGGCCATTCCACGTAACCGGAGAACTTCGAGATGAACGCGGCCTTGACGCTCCGCTCCAGATCCTCGCCGGAGAACGCCGGATGGATGACGGCGAGCACGCCGAGGACGACCGCGGCGAGCCGCAGGCTCTCGCGCAGACCCGATCCACTCAGAGCCGCCATTGGAGCTGGGCGAAGAAGCTGGGCCCGAACTCGGCGCGGTTCGCAACGTTCGCGCCCCATTCGGCGTGCGCGGGCCCGAAGAGGTTGTATCCGGTCACCGACAACTCGAATCT is a window of Candidatus Eisenbacteria bacterium DNA encoding:
- a CDS encoding S8 family serine peptidase produces the protein MSFPRMWTRVLGLVASYAALAVSPAGAGWLWDQDQDKIDDRIQAVEAQGPVAAHAGNALSGRLRFALLETTAPYVYGVYVGYDHHPTDADVAALQALGVPVQVRYRYIDYVRSRMTLAQARQVAALAGVTRVETIPIMYAVNDVATRALRARESGNTLFPSVWKHLGATGKGIVVAILDTGVNDEADPTTGYPGHESLRNKWVGGGNFYSGNPQLNTPIDESINPRHELDPEATYHGTHVAGTALGSGGPNGMLNGTEPGFNAGLAPDARLVDCKALSDAGVGYGSADALEWLIYHKFDTWGLTGADAVYRGIDVANLSLGGLDPSDGSDADCAAVNAAHKAGIVVCVASGNDGNTSYMPSPAAADFALTVGSFADDNTITRLDDYVADYSNEGPRLADSDADHLDEMKPNVMGSGTGINSALGDPTTDGNEYHHINGTSMATPTIAGVAALVLSANPTLSTDQVRQLIMDTADHRRDRGQQPPSAADPFGIDPNYHPSWGWGQVDAYAAVKEAQNASSTQMIRMQVIPQRGPDGFQVSWVSQREIGLSRWELDRAPDQSGVPGAWTLQHTIPVGSPSGQIHGAANRHDYAYTDLDAGLSASSDYWYRVRWVDVNGASHAEPPMKARIMDSPVVARVQYSWTHNYSDGDLYVRFGSGTNTQAPAWFRQGLGAQSADSVKMGTGSPFLGTAQHFFHVDLTQDDVVGGYLPPGAANPWFLSVKEGGYLNTKGYVNAFSVTVWNGASSTTYTAPNPITSTIEGQETVFWIPLDPITSPNHAPVLAPIGARTVGEGLTLTFFASANDADGQPLTYSAATLPQGATFNPTTRQFSWTPSFGAMGSYTVRFSVQDNGLPTPASDFEDVPITVFDRNPNDNLPPTLDPQTDRQGVAGEGMSFRLTGHDPEGAALTFSATSLPSGALLDPSTGLFAWTPEASQVGIHQLTFRATDSGSLFDEESVFLVVSDRGAAAPPPQACTVGQTFTQYGVVNQGIDPISVSYSYQSFAVGRNVGSAVGRLSWFGGSTRDLDFTLLDSDSNAVGGSASLANPEVIHTGELTPGIYIWRVMAFTNPDTCHYSITTELCTSPITTGVHEPSGLSFALSPAAPNPFRTATAIGFSLPKAGDVALRVYDVAGRLVRTLQNGALAAGRHVRVWDGRTNAGASASPGVYFSRLESGGRVQSHRVVMLR
- a CDS encoding BTAD domain-containing putative transcriptional regulator, which translates into the protein MPLRAPSSSLPRTRRTRNATLPSGVETKLVRPNPGANVLDRPQLLETLIRNAEKPVTLVIADAGYGKTTTLAAYVRSLRRPVVWYSLMPSDADLVVFCRCLLAGIRREYPRFGRAFEQAVEEARPGGRSAEMLAGTLANQLAALRPPGVVVILDDYQEIAGHAPIGAFMATLLRQFPSGLRLIIASRTMPPLPLERLRAAGSVAEMDSEQLRLRREDLQRLFEEVYRRPLATSELDSLERISQGWPTAVHLIHESLRRSTDATIADVLADFRASDLGLHDYLSAEVFARLDLGTRHLLERTAPFERFDAELARRVAEQADVRPALAALARRGLLRSFGIGERTTFEWPELVRRFVRHEIESRTEGAAWAELEARAGAALAERGDLEPALRHYLAAGQRAEAAALLRTVAPGLLRQGRAAALRHYLGELPPELVREDVELGIALADAQQALGAWDEAETRYQDVLERCRAAPSPEADVRLLECRALLGLGKVGNLRGRHEQVLGMAERGLAMSQGLPIEVHARLLQMKAGAHFYLGQFQAAVRVLDQVRALLEGHDEPELVVPTIHNLAVAYAAQGRIREASDEFRYALAQVRGADSPRAPLYLSNLASLLTELGELSEARRAAEEGLVAAQRFSNRSQECVCHQALAQILAQGGDLEGALADLRHAEELNAELRMEVIAADLLVLRGRIFCARGEYRRGAEFLRQAIERGAGRADAPRLEVALAWCELRAGRVGTARDLLLAMAGRVDAGEDDLLRTRVNYWLGEARLALGETQDAERHLERALHLARERGYQHFLSTQAREEPGPLLAALARGIEPDLVAGALVEAGDSVESPLLELLPGASSAVGEAVIAVLAEVGGARAQTALEKLGRARRALQPACRAALRHIGARLSRGVAPGERAESVTRLLVFGRPRLEVDGRAIPAAAWRAQRAFQMLIYLALHPRGASRDDLLESFWPGRQAAAGRRNFHPTLSYVRHVLPKSATPILHEAGFYRLNPEYPLTCDAWDFERRMAEASAMRGAERRQALESAIELASGAFLDGLYVDWADTMQTRMRDRLEKALTDLGDLRARDGEYESALTAFRRAAELDGFREPTRLAVIECLLRLGNRRAAINEYEKLKETLRAELGVDPMPDTEESVRRLMAGKGRKEWPGETPALAAEDQGKEWVGGITQAPRKRPEGVSTP